The Meriones unguiculatus strain TT.TT164.6M chromosome 1, Bangor_MerUng_6.1, whole genome shotgun sequence genome has a segment encoding these proteins:
- the Golga7b gene encoding golgin subfamily A member 7B, which translates to MATEVHNLQELRRSASLATKVFIQRDYSDGTICQFQTKFPPELDSRIERQLFEETVKTLNGFYADAEKIGGSSYLEGCLACATAYFIFLCMETHYEKVLKKISRYIQEQNEKVFAPRGLLLTDPVERGMRVIEISIYEDRCSSGSSSSGSSSGSGSSSAGGGGAGAR; encoded by the exons GTCCACAATCTTCAGGAGCTCCGGCGAAGCGCTTCCCTGGCCACCAAGGTCTTTATCCAGAGAGACTACAGCGATGGCACCATCTGCCAGTTCCAGACCAAATTCCCGCCAGAGCTGGATAGCCGG ATTGAGCGGCAGCTCTTTGAGGAGACCGTGAAGACCCTCAACGGTTTTTATGCGGACGCTGAGAAGATTGGGGGCAGCTCCTACCTGGAGGGTTGTCTGGCTTGTGCCACAGCCTacttcatcttcctctgcatGGAGACCCACTATGAGAAG GTTCTCAAGAAGATTTCCCGCTACATCCAGGAGCAGAACGAGAAGGTCTTCGCTCCTCGAGGGCTCCTGCTCACAGATCCTGTGGAACGTGGAATGAGGGTT ATCGAGATCTCCATCTACGAGGACCGGTGCAGCAGTGGCAGTtccagcagcggcagcagcagcggcagcggcagcagcagcgccggcgggggcggggcgggggcccGGTGA